One Leisingera sp. M658 genomic window carries:
- a CDS encoding 8-oxoguanine deaminase: MTEILIQNADTILTMDDTRRVLHGADVLIRGGKIAAVGQGLQTSGDIVSGRGCVVTPGLVNTHHHLYQNLTRAVPGAQDALLFGWLQRLYPIWAQFTPDEMFVSAQLGLAELALSGCTLSSDHLYLYPNGSRLEDTIHAAREVGLRFHPTRGAMSIGESDGGLPPDSLVEKEQAILDDMIRVVDGFHDAGEGSMCRVGLAPCSPFSVSRELMRDAALLARDKGVMLHTHLAENDEDIAYSEAKFGCRPGQYAEELGWTGDDVWHAHCVKLDVQEIDLFARTRTGVAHCPCSNCRLGSGIAPVRAMRDAGVPVGLGVDGSASNDMASLASEARQAMLLQRVANGADAMSAYETLEIATRGGADVLGRPDCGRLAPGKRADIAVWDTKGIASSGSWDAAALLLAGPTQVKHLFVEGKQVIRSGGITTLDLPQLIERHGKLARALASSF, from the coding sequence ATGACAGAGATCCTGATACAAAATGCCGATACCATCCTGACCATGGATGACACGCGCCGTGTGCTGCACGGCGCCGATGTGCTGATCCGCGGCGGTAAGATTGCCGCCGTGGGGCAGGGGCTGCAAACCAGCGGAGACATTGTCTCCGGCCGCGGATGCGTGGTGACCCCGGGGCTGGTCAACACCCATCACCACCTCTACCAGAACCTGACCCGCGCGGTGCCGGGCGCGCAGGACGCGCTGCTGTTCGGCTGGCTGCAGCGGCTCTATCCCATTTGGGCGCAGTTCACCCCGGACGAGATGTTCGTCTCTGCGCAGCTGGGCCTGGCAGAGCTGGCGTTGTCCGGCTGCACCCTCAGTTCCGACCATCTGTATCTCTATCCCAATGGCTCGCGGCTGGAGGACACCATCCACGCCGCCCGCGAGGTGGGCCTGCGCTTTCACCCGACCCGCGGCGCGATGAGCATCGGCGAAAGCGACGGTGGATTGCCGCCTGACAGCCTGGTCGAGAAAGAGCAGGCCATTCTCGACGACATGATCCGCGTTGTTGATGGCTTCCACGATGCAGGTGAAGGGTCCATGTGCCGCGTCGGCCTGGCGCCATGCTCGCCGTTTTCGGTCAGCCGCGAGCTGATGCGCGATGCCGCCCTGTTGGCCCGTGACAAAGGCGTGATGCTGCACACCCATCTGGCCGAAAACGACGAGGACATCGCCTATTCCGAGGCCAAATTCGGCTGCCGCCCCGGCCAGTATGCCGAAGAACTGGGATGGACTGGCGACGACGTCTGGCATGCCCACTGCGTTAAGCTCGACGTGCAAGAGATTGACCTTTTTGCCAGAACCCGCACCGGGGTTGCCCATTGCCCCTGTTCCAACTGCCGTCTGGGCAGCGGCATAGCGCCTGTGCGCGCAATGCGGGACGCCGGGGTTCCTGTGGGGCTGGGCGTGGACGGCTCCGCCAGCAACGACATGGCCAGCCTGGCGTCAGAGGCGCGGCAGGCCATGCTGCTGCAGCGGGTTGCCAATGGCGCCGACGCGATGAGCGCTTATGAAACGCTGGAGATCGCCACCCGTGGCGGCGCCGATGTGCTGGGCCGCCCGGATTGCGGCCGTCTGGCACCGGGCAAGCGCGCCGACATCGCGGTTTGGGACACCAAAGGCATTGCCTCCAGCGGCAGCTGGGATGCCGCAGCCCTGCTGCTGGCCGGTCCGACCCAGGTGAAACACCTGTTTGTCGAAGGCAAGCAGGTCATCCGCAGCGGCGGGATCACAACGCTCGACCTGCCGCAGCTGATCGAACGCCACGGGAAACTGGCGCGGGCGCTGGCTTCATCTTTCTGA
- a CDS encoding DUF1127 domain-containing protein — protein sequence MTPATSSRCTPRPAAKPQLSLAARLRLHLKVWTQRRQLAKLDARALDDIGVTRAEADAEARRGFWSAPDHWSR from the coding sequence ATGACCCCTGCAACCTCCTCCCGCTGCACACCCCGCCCTGCCGCAAAGCCGCAGCTTTCGCTGGCTGCCCGCCTGCGCTTGCACCTGAAGGTCTGGACGCAGCGCCGCCAGCTGGCCAAGCTGGACGCCCGCGCATTGGACGACATCGGCGTGACCCGCGCCGAAGCAGACGCCGAGGCCCGGCGCGGGTTCTGGAGCGCGCCGGATCACTGGTCCCGCTGA
- the guaD gene encoding guanine deaminase: MGTDYILKGHVLSFTGSPFAAEQPEDAARLLDAVAVQNGKVAGAGPLAEMQALLPAAETVDHSGKLIMAGFVDAHVHYPQTAIIASWGKRLIDWLNSYTFPEEMRFGDRAYADGIANRYLDLTAAHGTTTVCSYCTIHPESVDAFFTAAQSRGQRVVAGKTCMDRNAPEELRDTAQSAYDDSDALIERWHGADRLEYAITPRFSPTSTPEQLEAMGALWAKHPECLMQTHLSEQTDEIEWVKSLFPQARDYLDTYEEFGLLGARGLYGHAIHLEERERHRLRDYGAALIHCPTSNTFIGSGLFDMAGLMAEGHRIGLATDTGGGSSFSMLRTMAAAYEIGQLRGTPLHAAQLLWLATQGSATALRMEAKIGNIARGMEADLVVLDLASAPAIAQRSARAGDLWEAVFPTIMMGDDRAISEVWIGGRPVEQRR; this comes from the coding sequence ATGGGCACCGATTACATCCTGAAAGGGCACGTACTGTCTTTTACCGGCTCTCCTTTTGCCGCGGAGCAGCCCGAAGACGCGGCCCGTCTGCTGGACGCGGTGGCGGTGCAGAACGGCAAGGTCGCGGGTGCAGGGCCGCTGGCAGAAATGCAGGCGCTGCTGCCTGCGGCGGAAACCGTGGATCACAGCGGCAAGCTGATCATGGCCGGATTTGTGGACGCCCATGTGCATTATCCGCAGACCGCGATTATCGCCAGCTGGGGCAAGCGGCTGATCGACTGGCTGAACAGCTATACCTTCCCGGAGGAGATGCGGTTCGGCGACCGCGCCTATGCAGACGGGATTGCCAACAGGTATCTGGACCTGACTGCCGCGCATGGCACCACCACGGTCTGCAGCTATTGCACAATTCATCCCGAAAGCGTGGATGCGTTTTTCACGGCCGCGCAATCGCGCGGGCAGCGGGTGGTTGCTGGCAAGACCTGCATGGACCGCAACGCGCCGGAGGAGCTGCGGGATACCGCGCAGTCGGCTTATGACGATTCAGACGCGCTGATTGAACGCTGGCACGGCGCGGACCGGCTGGAATATGCCATTACCCCGCGGTTTTCCCCCACATCGACGCCGGAACAGCTGGAGGCGATGGGGGCGCTTTGGGCCAAGCACCCGGAATGCTTGATGCAGACGCATCTGAGCGAGCAGACGGATGAAATCGAGTGGGTGAAATCGCTGTTCCCGCAGGCGCGCGATTATCTGGACACCTACGAGGAGTTCGGACTGCTGGGCGCCCGGGGGCTTTACGGTCATGCGATCCATCTGGAGGAGCGTGAACGGCACCGGCTGCGGGACTATGGCGCGGCGTTGATCCATTGCCCGACGTCGAACACATTTATCGGCTCCGGCCTCTTTGACATGGCCGGTCTGATGGCTGAGGGGCACCGGATCGGGCTTGCCACTGACACCGGCGGCGGGTCCAGCTTTTCTATGCTGCGCACCATGGCGGCGGCCTATGAGATCGGCCAGCTGCGCGGCACGCCGCTGCATGCAGCGCAGCTGTTGTGGCTGGCGACCCAAGGATCCGCCACGGCGCTGCGGATGGAGGCAAAGATCGGCAACATCGCCCGCGGCATGGAGGCGGATCTAGTGGTGCTGGATCTGGCCTCGGCCCCGGCGATCGCGCAGCGGTCAGCGCGCGCCGGGGATCTGTGGGAGGCGGTGTTCCCCACCATCATGATGGGCGACGACCGCGCCATTTCCGAGGTCTGGATTGGCGGGCGACCGGTTGAGCAGAGGCGCTGA
- the rpmG gene encoding 50S ribosomal protein L33 codes for MAKPTTIKIRLNSSAGTGHFYVTKKNARTMTEKMVVRKYDPVVRKHVEYKEGKIK; via the coding sequence ATGGCGAAGCCGACCACAATCAAGATCCGCCTGAACTCGAGCGCGGGCACCGGCCACTTCTATGTGACCAAGAAAAACGCTCGCACCATGACCGAAAAAATGGTTGTGCGGAAGTACGACCCGGTTGTGCGCAAGCATGTCGAGTACAAAGAAGGCAAAATCAAGTAA
- a CDS encoding NADPH:quinone oxidoreductase family protein gives MQAFQVPAFDRPASLTETDVPPPGPGQAAVALRACGLNFADLLMMKGSYQDTPEPPFTLGLEAAGVVTELGDGTKGFAPGDRVAVFGGSGGLAEAGVFDAAQLIRIPDAMSFEHAAAMQIAYGTSHMALDHCARLQPGETLLVTGAAGGVGLTAVEIGKLMGATVIAQARGLEKLEVAAAAGADHLIDAGEDLRSTVKALGGADVVYDAVGGDVWKAAFRSANPGARLLPVGFAGGEVPQIPANHLLVKNLTVIGFYLGGYMKFRPEAVRRSFETLFAWHGQGRIKPHISHALPLDRAAEGLDLLRSRKSTGKVVITMGGNR, from the coding sequence ATGCAAGCTTTCCAAGTTCCGGCCTTTGACCGTCCGGCGTCGCTGACGGAAACAGACGTCCCGCCCCCGGGCCCCGGCCAAGCAGCCGTTGCGCTGCGGGCCTGCGGTTTGAACTTTGCCGATCTGCTGATGATGAAGGGCAGCTATCAGGACACGCCCGAGCCCCCCTTTACCCTGGGACTGGAAGCGGCAGGCGTGGTGACGGAACTGGGCGATGGCACAAAGGGGTTTGCTCCGGGCGACCGGGTCGCGGTGTTCGGCGGCTCCGGCGGGCTGGCTGAAGCCGGGGTTTTTGACGCAGCCCAGCTGATCCGGATCCCGGATGCGATGAGTTTCGAGCACGCCGCGGCGATGCAGATCGCCTATGGCACCAGCCACATGGCACTGGATCATTGCGCCCGCCTGCAGCCGGGCGAGACACTGCTGGTAACAGGCGCCGCCGGCGGCGTCGGGCTGACGGCTGTTGAAATCGGCAAGCTGATGGGCGCGACAGTCATTGCCCAGGCCCGCGGGCTGGAGAAGCTGGAAGTGGCTGCCGCTGCCGGAGCCGATCACCTGATCGATGCCGGTGAAGACCTGCGCAGCACTGTGAAAGCACTGGGCGGCGCAGATGTGGTTTATGACGCTGTGGGCGGAGATGTGTGGAAAGCCGCTTTCCGCTCTGCCAATCCCGGCGCTCGGCTGCTGCCGGTGGGGTTTGCCGGCGGCGAGGTGCCGCAAATCCCGGCCAACCACTTGCTGGTGAAAAACCTGACGGTGATCGGGTTTTACCTGGGCGGCTACATGAAATTCCGGCCCGAAGCAGTACGCCGGTCCTTTGAGACGCTGTTTGCCTGGCACGGCCAAGGCCGCATCAAGCCGCATATCAGCCACGCCCTGCCGCTGGACCGCGCGGCCGAGGGGCTGGACCTGCTGCGCAGCCGCAAGTCCACCGGCAAGGTGGTGATCACCATGGGCGGCAACCGCTGA
- a CDS encoding LysR family transcriptional regulator yields MIRNLDITTLRSFVAVADNGGVTRAAGFLHLTQSAVSMQMKRLEELLGLSLLDRSGRTIALTAEGEQMLGYARRMVALNDEVIGRLTDQAFEGEVLLGVPHDVVHPVIPQVLKRFNLSYPRVNVNLCTSNTRDLKTEFSRGAFDLILTTENGSGEGGETIHSMPLRWVGAPDGSVWRQRPLRLGFCRNCSFRPVATAALDKAGIEWEMALDSDSDRTVEATVSADLAIGVLLEGTQPGYQELVEQGCGLPDLPMQHINLYGAERVRAPYVEELAEFIRQAFQGLWSAPLRAAS; encoded by the coding sequence ATGATAAGAAATCTCGATATCACCACGCTCCGCTCTTTTGTGGCGGTGGCGGACAATGGCGGCGTGACCCGGGCGGCCGGTTTTCTGCATCTCACCCAATCGGCGGTGTCGATGCAGATGAAGCGGCTGGAGGAGCTTTTGGGTTTAAGCCTTCTGGACCGCTCCGGGCGCACTATTGCGCTGACAGCGGAAGGCGAGCAGATGCTTGGCTATGCCCGCAGGATGGTGGCGCTGAATGACGAGGTGATCGGCAGGCTGACAGACCAGGCCTTTGAGGGCGAGGTGCTGCTGGGGGTGCCGCATGACGTGGTGCATCCGGTCATTCCGCAGGTGCTGAAGCGGTTCAATCTCAGCTACCCGCGGGTGAATGTGAACCTTTGCACATCCAACACCCGCGACTTGAAAACCGAATTCTCGCGCGGTGCGTTCGACCTGATCCTGACCACGGAAAACGGATCAGGCGAGGGCGGTGAGACGATCCACAGCATGCCGTTGCGCTGGGTCGGCGCGCCCGACGGATCGGTCTGGCGGCAGCGTCCCCTGCGGCTCGGCTTCTGCCGCAACTGCAGTTTCCGCCCCGTGGCCACCGCGGCGCTGGATAAGGCGGGTATCGAATGGGAGATGGCGCTCGACAGCGATTCCGACCGCACCGTCGAGGCAACGGTCAGTGCCGACCTGGCCATCGGCGTGCTGCTGGAGGGCACCCAGCCAGGCTATCAGGAGCTGGTTGAACAGGGCTGCGGTCTGCCGGACCTTCCGATGCAGCACATCAACCTCTATGGGGCCGAGCGCGTGCGTGCGCCCTATGTCGAGGAGCTGGCCGAGTTTATCCGTCAGGCCTTTCAAGGGCTGTGGTCCGCGCCGTTGCGCGCTGCCAGTTGA
- a CDS encoding GNAT family N-acetyltransferase, with translation MKIIEIPAVEADRLLPLLQDLHALHAAHHTPAPDSTGLAAWLQEWLREETIFALAAESPQGALLGYLIYELQNRPALPIRAAETRAMLHHISVTEAWRRMGVGKALVEAMRAQALAAGATVVAATYAPFNTASAALMQGMGMDPVLTMAEWRA, from the coding sequence ATGAAGATTATCGAGATTCCCGCAGTGGAGGCAGACCGTCTGCTGCCGCTGTTGCAGGACTTGCATGCGCTTCACGCAGCGCACCACACGCCAGCCCCTGACAGCACAGGTCTGGCCGCATGGCTGCAGGAGTGGCTGCGGGAAGAGACCATCTTTGCGCTGGCCGCAGAAAGCCCGCAAGGGGCGCTGCTGGGCTATCTGATCTATGAGCTGCAGAACCGGCCAGCGCTGCCGATCCGCGCGGCTGAGACCCGCGCCATGCTGCACCATATTTCGGTGACCGAAGCCTGGCGCCGGATGGGGGTTGGCAAGGCGCTGGTCGAGGCGATGAGGGCACAGGCACTGGCGGCGGGCGCCACAGTGGTTGCAGCCACTTATGCCCCCTTCAACACCGCCTCAGCCGCGCTGATGCAGGGGATGGGAATGGATCCGGTGCTGACTATGGCCGAGTGGCGCGCCTAG
- a CDS encoding 5-formyltetrahydrofolate cyclo-ligase has translation MTDLTEIKAAARKAAFARRKDAHARNIPGAAGHLSEVLAGYRGVPLSGFLPIRTEIDPVPAMAEAAAHGPVGVPVIMGAGQPLRFSRWQPEGPLRDGPFGAMVPETDDFFEPEILVVPLVAFDAKGGRLGYGGGFYDRTLELLRGKRATLAIGFAFDAQEAEDLPLEPTDQPLDMLITESRILQFSR, from the coding sequence ATGACGGATCTGACTGAAATCAAAGCCGCCGCACGCAAGGCGGCTTTTGCCCGCCGCAAAGACGCGCACGCCCGCAACATCCCCGGTGCCGCAGGCCATCTGTCCGAGGTGCTGGCCGGTTACCGCGGTGTGCCGCTGTCGGGTTTTCTGCCGATCCGCACCGAGATCGACCCGGTGCCCGCAATGGCCGAAGCGGCAGCGCACGGGCCTGTCGGCGTGCCGGTTATCATGGGGGCGGGCCAGCCGCTGAGATTCAGCCGCTGGCAGCCCGAAGGCCCGCTGCGCGACGGCCCCTTTGGCGCCATGGTTCCTGAAACCGACGACTTTTTTGAACCTGAGATCCTGGTGGTGCCGCTTGTTGCCTTTGATGCAAAGGGGGGGCGTCTGGGGTATGGCGGCGGCTTTTATGACCGCACGCTAGAATTGCTGCGCGGCAAGCGGGCGACGCTGGCGATCGGCTTTGCCTTTGACGCGCAAGAGGCCGAGGACCTGCCGCTGGAACCCACAGATCAACCGCTGGACATGCTGATTACCGAAAGCCGGATCCTGCAATTCAGCCGCTGA
- the mgtE gene encoding magnesium transporter: protein MSSGDNITGDLSQDDSYDLDRKLVARILGAVEQGDQQALTDLLEDLHAADIADLLEQIDASDRARLIRLYDREFDGEILSELDESIREEVIETLNPLVLADAVREMESDDVVDLLEDLEVPQQEAILEALEDADRVAVEQSLSYPENSAGRLMQREVVMAPEHWNVGQAIDFMRNSDDLPEQFYHVVLVDPRLHPIGNVTLGRIMATKREVPLTELVEDTFQVIPADQDEEDVAYAFNQYHLISAPVTDAEGRLVGVITIDDAMIVQDEEHEEDILRLAGVGEESSLADRVIETTKRRFPWLAVNLVTAILASLVIAQFEATITQFVALAVLMPIVASMGGNAGTQSLTVAVRAIATRDLTGSNVWRVIRREVLVGLVNGVIFAIVMGLVGLAWFGSPMLGVVIAVAMVINLVVAGLAGTVIPVLLEKAGIDPALASGAFVTTVTDVVGFFAFLGLAATVLL from the coding sequence ATGAGCAGCGGCGACAACATCACCGGCGATCTGTCTCAGGACGACTCCTATGACCTGGACCGCAAATTGGTTGCCCGGATTCTGGGTGCGGTGGAGCAGGGCGATCAGCAGGCGCTGACGGATCTGCTGGAAGACCTGCACGCAGCCGACATCGCCGACCTTCTGGAACAGATCGATGCCAGCGACCGGGCACGGCTGATCCGGCTTTACGACCGTGAGTTCGACGGCGAGATCCTGTCCGAACTGGACGAGTCGATCCGCGAAGAAGTCATCGAGACGCTGAACCCGCTGGTTCTGGCCGACGCGGTCCGGGAGATGGAAAGCGACGACGTCGTCGACCTTCTCGAAGACCTTGAGGTGCCGCAGCAGGAAGCCATCCTTGAGGCGCTTGAAGATGCCGACCGGGTCGCGGTTGAGCAGTCGCTGAGCTATCCGGAAAACTCGGCCGGCCGCTTGATGCAGCGCGAAGTGGTGATGGCGCCTGAGCATTGGAATGTCGGGCAGGCCATTGATTTCATGCGCAATTCGGATGATCTGCCAGAGCAGTTCTATCACGTGGTCCTGGTTGATCCGCGTCTGCATCCGATTGGCAATGTCACCCTTGGCCGGATCATGGCCACCAAACGCGAAGTGCCGCTGACCGAACTGGTCGAGGACACCTTTCAGGTGATCCCCGCCGATCAGGACGAGGAAGACGTGGCCTATGCCTTCAACCAGTACCACCTGATCTCGGCGCCCGTGACTGACGCTGAGGGGCGTCTGGTCGGTGTGATCACCATCGACGACGCGATGATTGTGCAGGACGAGGAGCACGAGGAAGATATCCTGCGTCTGGCGGGTGTGGGCGAGGAAAGCTCGCTGGCGGACCGGGTGATCGAAACAACCAAACGCCGGTTCCCCTGGCTGGCCGTGAACCTGGTCACCGCGATACTGGCCTCGCTGGTGATTGCGCAGTTTGAAGCAACCATTACGCAGTTCGTGGCCCTTGCGGTGCTGATGCCGATTGTCGCCTCGATGGGCGGCAATGCCGGCACCCAGTCGCTGACGGTTGCGGTGCGCGCGATTGCGACCCGCGACCTGACCGGCTCCAACGTCTGGCGGGTGATCCGGCGGGAAGTGCTGGTGGGGCTGGTCAACGGGGTGATCTTTGCCATTGTGATGGGTCTGGTGGGCCTCGCTTGGTTCGGCTCGCCGATGCTGGGGGTCGTGATTGCCGTCGCTATGGTGATCAATCTGGTCGTGGCGGGGCTGGCGGGCACGGTGATCCCGGTTCTATTGGAGAAAGCCGGAATTGACCCGGCGCTGGCCTCAGGCGCATTTGTGACCACTGTGACCGATGTGGTCGGGTTCTTTGCCTTCCTCGGGCTTGCCGCCACCGTTTTGCTGTAG
- the hisN gene encoding histidinol-phosphatase, with amino-acid sequence MTQAAFPDLDVAHRMADAARAAILPHFRTSSLTAENKLDGGFDPVTVADRAAERAMRAVLAELRPDDGILGEEFGTKPGTTGRTWVLDPIDGTRGFISGTPTWGVLIALSDENGPFLGVIDQPYTGERFCGGPEIASMTGPLGERPLQTRATAALEDAILFTTFPEVGTPEDRAAFERVSARAKLTRYGTDCYAYALVAAGQVDLVIEAGLNAYDIQAPIALIQAAGGMVTDWQGNPAHNGGRALAAANAEIHAAALELLQQT; translated from the coding sequence ATGACACAGGCCGCTTTTCCCGATCTTGACGTTGCACACAGGATGGCAGACGCAGCCCGCGCTGCCATCCTGCCGCATTTCCGCACATCTTCGCTGACCGCTGAGAACAAACTCGACGGCGGGTTTGATCCGGTCACGGTTGCGGACCGCGCCGCCGAGCGGGCGATGCGGGCAGTCCTGGCGGAGTTGCGCCCCGATGACGGAATTCTGGGCGAAGAGTTCGGCACCAAGCCAGGCACCACGGGCCGCACCTGGGTGCTGGATCCGATTGACGGCACCCGCGGGTTCATCAGCGGTACGCCAACCTGGGGCGTGCTGATTGCGCTGTCGGATGAAAACGGCCCGTTCCTGGGGGTGATCGACCAGCCCTATACCGGCGAGCGTTTCTGCGGCGGGCCGGAAATTGCTTCCATGACCGGCCCGTTAGGCGAAAGACCTTTGCAGACCCGCGCCACTGCGGCGCTGGAAGACGCCATCCTGTTCACCACTTTTCCGGAAGTCGGTACGCCAGAGGACCGCGCTGCGTTCGAACGGGTCTCGGCCCGCGCCAAGCTGACCCGCTATGGCACCGACTGTTATGCCTATGCGCTGGTGGCAGCGGGGCAAGTGGATCTGGTGATCGAGGCCGGTCTCAACGCTTATGACATTCAGGCGCCGATTGCGCTGATCCAGGCGGCAGGCGGTATGGTCACTGACTGGCAGGGCAACCCGGCCCACAACGGCGGCCGTGCCCTGGCCGCGGCCAACGCGGAAATCCACGCGGCTGCGCTGGAACTGTTGCAACAGACGTAA
- a CDS encoding TIGR00282 family metallophosphoesterase — protein sequence MRILFLGDVMGRAGRSAITENLRRLRQDWRLDFVVVNGENASNGMGLSGEHAKLLLEAGVDCLTLGDHAFDQKDMLQFIEKEQRIIRPLNFAKGAPGRGFRLFQAPGGRKVLVVQVLGQVFMKRAFDDPFGAVEAVLKSHPRGGLAQAIIVDVHCEATSEKMAMGHFCNGRASLVVGTHTHVPTADAQILSEGTGYLTDAGMCGDYNSVIGMDKAEPMRRFLTGMPKARFTPANGAATLSGVFVETDDRTGAAKQIRMVRNGGLLQEAAP from the coding sequence ATGCGAATTCTGTTTCTAGGCGATGTGATGGGCCGCGCGGGGCGCAGTGCCATTACCGAAAATCTGCGGCGGCTGCGCCAGGACTGGCGGCTCGATTTTGTTGTGGTGAACGGCGAAAACGCCTCCAACGGCATGGGGCTGAGCGGCGAGCACGCCAAGCTGCTGCTGGAGGCCGGCGTTGATTGCCTGACCCTGGGCGACCATGCCTTTGATCAAAAGGACATGCTGCAGTTCATTGAGAAGGAACAGCGCATTATCCGGCCGCTGAACTTTGCCAAAGGTGCGCCGGGCCGCGGCTTCCGGCTGTTCCAGGCTCCGGGCGGACGTAAGGTGCTGGTGGTGCAGGTGCTGGGCCAAGTGTTCATGAAGCGCGCTTTCGATGATCCCTTCGGCGCGGTTGAGGCGGTGCTGAAATCGCACCCCCGGGGCGGGCTGGCACAGGCCATCATTGTGGATGTGCATTGCGAAGCCACCTCCGAGAAGATGGCGATGGGCCATTTCTGCAACGGGCGTGCCTCGCTGGTGGTCGGGACCCATACCCATGTTCCAACGGCTGACGCGCAGATCCTGTCCGAAGGCACCGGCTATCTGACCGATGCCGGCATGTGCGGCGATTACAATTCGGTCATCGGCATGGACAAGGCCGAGCCGATGCGCCGCTTCCTGACCGGAATGCCGAAGGCGCGCTTTACCCCTGCAAACGGCGCGGCCACCCTGTCCGGCGTGTTTGTCGAGACAGACGACCGCACAGGGGCTGCCAAGCAGATTCGCATGGTGCGCAACGGCGGCCTGCTGCAGGAGGCGGCCCCCTAA
- a CDS encoding Bax inhibitor-1/YccA family protein, which produces MAQFDTIRSAAGARAAQIDEGLRAHMNKVYGTMAAGTFITFLAAWAISGLAVTADPANAVAQLSADKYLTNIGHALYASPLKWVIMFAPLAFVFGIGAAANRMSAAGVQLLFYVFATVMGLSISSIFLVFTGESIVQVFLITSVAFAGLSLVGYTTKKDLSGMGAFLIMGLIGLIVASIVNIFLASSAMAFAISVIGVLIFAGLTAYDTQRIKNDYLQMAHSGDQEWLAKSAIMGALSLYLDFINMFMMLLQLLGNRE; this is translated from the coding sequence ATGGCACAATTCGACACCATCCGGTCTGCCGCCGGCGCCCGCGCCGCGCAGATTGATGAGGGCCTGCGCGCCCATATGAACAAGGTCTACGGCACCATGGCCGCAGGCACGTTCATCACTTTCCTTGCAGCCTGGGCCATTTCCGGCCTGGCCGTCACTGCGGACCCGGCCAATGCCGTGGCGCAGCTGAGCGCGGATAAATACCTGACCAATATCGGCCATGCGCTTTATGCTTCGCCGCTGAAATGGGTCATCATGTTTGCACCGCTGGCCTTTGTCTTTGGCATCGGCGCTGCCGCAAACCGCATGTCTGCAGCCGGCGTTCAGCTGCTGTTCTATGTCTTCGCCACCGTGATGGGCCTGTCGATCAGCTCGATCTTCCTGGTGTTCACCGGCGAGAGCATCGTGCAGGTGTTCCTGATCACCTCCGTCGCCTTTGCGGGCCTGTCGCTGGTTGGTTACACCACCAAGAAAGACCTGTCCGGCATGGGCGCTTTCCTGATCATGGGCCTGATCGGCCTGATCGTGGCCTCGATCGTCAATATCTTCCTGGCGTCGTCGGCAATGGCCTTTGCGATCTCGGTGATCGGCGTGCTGATCTTTGCAGGCCTCACCGCCTATGACACTCAGCGGATCAAGAACGACTACCTGCAGATGGCTCATTCGGGCGACCAGGAATGGCTGGCAAAGTCCGCCATCATGGGCGCGCTCAGCCTTTATCTGGACTTCATCAACATGTTCATGATGCTGCTCCAGCTGCTTGGAAACCGCGAATAA
- a CDS encoding helix-turn-helix domain-containing protein: MAHPVDVHVGKRIRHRRWLIGMTQQQLAEQVGIKFQQIQKYETGANRVSASRLWDISDALEVPVSFFFEGLQEEGKSSADKASVPEDLMGDKEALDLVRSYYAIPENQRRRLFELARVLSDVA, translated from the coding sequence ATGGCTCATCCAGTTGACGTGCATGTGGGAAAGCGCATCCGCCACCGCCGGTGGCTGATCGGCATGACACAGCAGCAACTCGCCGAGCAGGTCGGCATTAAATTTCAGCAAATTCAGAAATACGAGACCGGTGCCAACCGGGTCAGCGCCTCCCGGCTCTGGGATATCTCCGACGCCCTTGAGGTGCCGGTAAGCTTCTTCTTCGAAGGTCTTCAGGAAGAAGGCAAATCCTCGGCGGATAAAGCCTCCGTTCCGGAAGACCTGATGGGCGACAAGGAAGCCCTGGACCTGGTGCGCTCCTACTACGCGATCCCGGAAAACCAGCGCCGCCGCCTGTTTGAACTGGCGCGCGTGCTGAGCGACGTCGCCTGA